A genome region from Macaca nemestrina isolate mMacNem1 chromosome 20, mMacNem.hap1, whole genome shotgun sequence includes the following:
- the LOC105495474 gene encoding zinc finger protein OZF yields the protein MSHLSQQRIYSGENPFACKVCGKVFSHKSNLTEHEHFHTREKPFECNECGKAFSQKQYVIKHQNTHTGEKLFECNECGKSFSQKENLLTHQKIHTGEKPFECKDCGKAFIQKSNLIRHQRTHTGEKPFVCKECGKTFSGKSNLTEHEKIHIGEKPFKCSECGTAFGQKKYLIKHQNIHTGEKPYECNECGKAFSQRTSLIVHVRIHSGDKPYECNVCGKAFSQSSSLTVHVRSHTGEKPYGCNECGKAFSQFSTLALHLRIHTGKKPYQCSECGKAFSQKSHHIRHQKIHTH from the coding sequence ATGTCACACCTCAGCCAGCAGAGAATCTACAGTGGGGAAAACCCCTTTGCCTGTAAGGTATGTGGGAAAGTCTTCAGCCACAAGTCGAACCTCACTGAGCATGAGCATTTTCACACGAGAGAGAAACCTTTTGAATGTAACGAGTGTGGAAAAGCCTTTAGCCAAAAGCAGTATGTCATTAAACATCAGAACACCCATACCGGCGAGAAGCTTTTcgaatgtaatgaatgtggaaaatcCTTTAGCCAGAAGGAAAACCTCCTTACGCACCAGaaaattcacactggagaaaaaccttTTGAGTGTAAAGATTGCGGGAAAGCTTTCATTCAGAAGTCAAACCTCATCAGACaccagagaactcacacaggagagaagccCTTTGTATGTAAGGAGTGTGGAAAAACCTTCAGTGGCAAATCCAACCTTACTGAGCATGAGAAAATCCATATTGGAGAGAAGCCTTTTAAATGTAGTGAATGTGGAACAGCCTTTGGCCAGAAGAAGTACCTCATAAAACATCAGAacattcacactggagagaaaccctatgaatgtaacgaatgtggaaaagccttctctcAGAGAACATCCCTTATTGTACATGTGAGGATTCATTCAGGTGATAAACCTTACGAATGCAATGTgtgtggaaaagccttctctcAGAGCTCATCTCTCACTGTGCATGTGAGAAGCCACACAGGTGAGAAGCCCTATGGTtgcaatgaatgtgggaaagctttctCTCAGTTCTCAACCCTTGCTCTGCATTTGAGAATCCACACAGGTAAGAAGCCTTATCagtgcagtgaatgtgggaaagctttcagCCAGAAGTCACACCACATTAGACACCAGAAAATCCACACTCACTAA
- the LOC105495469 gene encoding uncharacterized protein yields the protein MLTSQRQPPLPGDESLRLREGGAFCGSASDSGLRPVLTRASIGWYPEASILGGSTRRKKPQAERLEAAQDPRLRPARTVCCVVGEVSRGTRLDITDRLPIVCYAHSICSRGTSVPRVVTLDPSRTRLWLSLPMSREAASGCRNPRDLEIKGGRSSTKEGGQRMAHGSVHFQATARLAALGISLCPSETLPASLHCNPIPDDPVGSIIRWGEKSAQPRRHLEAPPAPGTEAEERSRSSGRQDYYGSDPGLPQAPLAVLFPPSASGCPAIAAATAATATATATGGSVPAAAASPPCFKGSAA from the exons ATGCTCACGTCACAGAGACAGCCACCATTGCCTGGAGACGAGTCCTTGAGGCTCCGCGAAGGAGGAGCCTTCTGTGGGAGCGCATCGGACTCGGGGCTAAGGCCAGTCCTCACCAGGGCGTCGATAGGATGGTATCCGGAGGCCAGCATTCTCGGAGGGTCGACCAGGAGGAAGAAACCTCAGGCGGAGCGCCTGGAAGCCGCGCAGGATCCTAGGCTCAGGCCTGCGCGGACGGTGTGCTG CGTGGTCGGGGAAGTCTCCCGGGGCACACGGCTGGACATCACGGACCGTCTGCCCATCGTCTGCTACGCCCACTCCATCTGCTCTCGGGGAACGTCAGTGCCACGTGTAGTCACATTGGATCCATCTCGGACCCGCCTCTGGCTCTCTTTGCCCATGTCTCGGGAAGCAGCGTCGGGATGCCGGAACCCTCGGGACTTGGAGATTAAGGGAGGCCGCTCCTCCACCAAGGAAGGAGGGCAGCGTATGGCTCATGGGTCCGTGCATTTTCAGGCGACAGCACGCCTTGCGGCCCTGGGGATCTCTCTGTGCCCCAGCGAGACCCTTCCTGCCTCACTGCATTGTAACCCCATTCCCGATGACCCGGTCGGATCCATCATCCGATGGGGAGAGAAGTCCGCACAGCCCAGGCGGCACCTTGAAGCTCCTCCTGCACCGGGAACCGAAGCAGAAGAACGATCGAGGAGTTCCGGAAGACAGGACTACTACGGGTCCGACCCTGGTCTCCCGCAGGCCCCTCTCGCAGTCCTTTTCCCACCCTCCGCCTCGGGATGCCCCGCTatcgccgccgccaccgccgccacGGCCACGGCCACGGCTACCGGAGGGTCAGTCCCCGCAGCCGCCGCGTCGCCGCCATGTTTTAAAGGGTCCGCAGCCTGA